The Clostridiaceae bacterium nucleotide sequence TTTGAAAAACATCTTGGACATACAACGTTTGGTGGTATAATAGTCATGAGACCTAAACGCTCCTTTCTGGGAGGTAATGGTTTGTGGCAATTTCCATTATACCAGAAGCGTTTCAGGTCTCATTTTTATTATTAAGTTAACAGAACAAAAATATCTTTAAGGAGGAGTTTAAATGAAAAAAAATTGGCTAAAGGGAATTAGCCTGGCTCTCGCTTTATGCATGATCTTTACGCTTGTAGCCTGCGGCGGAAAGAAAGACAAGGGAGCAGATCAGACTAAGCAGGGAGATACTAAAACTGAAGGCGAACAAGGTGATAAAGCTTTAAGCGGCGAAATTGATGCATTACTATGGTTGTCTTCATATCCGGAGGTTATTAATCAAATTAAGGAAGGATTTGCAGCAAAATATCCCAATATTAAGGTTAATTTAAACACAATGACCGGTAACTCAGGAACAGAAAACCTGGAGCCCAGGATTGCTTCCGGAAATATGCCTGATGTAACCAGCGTTGACGTCTCTGACTGGTATATGACATATACTGATAAAGGTTATTTCGGAGATATTTCTGAAACCGATGCTTGGAAATATCAGTTAGATGCTATCAAGGCACAGTGGACTACACCAAAAGGAGTTAAATATGGTGTATCCTATGGTGTAGCAGCTATGTTTATATACTATAACAAAGATCTCTTTGCAAAAGCCGGAATCCAAAAATTGCCAACCAACTGGGATGAATTCCTTGCTACCTGTGAACAATTAAAACAGGCTGGAATTACTCCATTGTCCTGGCCCGGAGGCTTCCCCAACATGTTTGGTCACACCTTCATTTCTGCCGGTGTAGCAAATAGTATTTTCCGTAAAGATCCAAAATTAGTGGAAAAAACTTTAGGTACTGAGTATGACTACAGCGGTCCGGAATGGGTTGAAATCTTCCAGAAGAATGTTGACTTAGTTGAAAAGGGATATGTAAACAAAGGCTATTTGTCAACTGACTATGCTGAGTCTGTAAGATTATTCAATGATGACGAAGTTGCAATGACATTCCAGGGTTCCTGGTCAGCCGGAGATATCCTTATAAGAGATAACGTTGGATTATTCCTGCCTCCTTGGAACGAACCAGGTCAAGAGATAGTAGGATTAATGGGAGCAGAAACTGGATTCGGTATTGGCGGAACTCCTAATGTAAACAAAGAGTTGGCACTAGTTTTCTTCAATTACTGTGCTTTTGAAAACTATGAAAACTTCCAGAATGAAACAGGTACTATCCCAATTTATCCACTTGATGTTGTTCCTGGATGTAAAATTGACCCAAGACTGCAAGCTGGCGCAGAAGAGATTACTAAGTTACAACTTGCTTGCCCGTTAGCTTTCCAATTGTTCCCAAGCTCAGTTTACAACGCAATGCGTATGTTTGGACAGGATACACTTACTGGTGCCAAGAAACCATCTGATGTTGGAGCAGTTTTGAATCCCTTGCAGAAAGAATATATACAGTCCAAACAGAATTAATAAATAAGTAAGTCTCTTTATATTATATAGGGGAGGTAATACTCCCCTATATATTTAAAATACTTTACATCCGAGGAGGTCGACAAAGATGAATGGGAAAAGGCCATCAGTCCACTATAAGAAGGTATGGGCCAGAGTAGGTATATTAATGGCTCTGCCTGCGATCTTATCTGTAGTGATTTTTGTATTTACGCCTTTATTTATGAATATTGGGTATTCATTGACTGACTACAGTGTTTCCAGCACTGTTCCCAGATTTATCGGATTAGCAAATTTTAAAAATATTATTAATGATATGAACTTTAAGCTGATAATGACAAATACAATTAAACTTGCCTTATTATATGTTTTAGGTCTGAATACTCTTGCAATCCTTGTTTCCGTATTAATTGTGCAAGTAGGGAAGAAATTAGGCAATTTTGTAAAGTCTGTGCTTTACTTCCCCTGCCTGCTGGCAATGGTGGTTGTAGGATTTATCTGGAGAATTCTTTTTAATTATACTAATGGAATAATTAACAAAGCATTAATGTTAATAGGAGTCCCTGAAAACCTTATACCAGAATGGCTAGGGGATCCCAAGATGATTATTTATTCCATAGGAATTACGATAATATGGTATGCTTTGGGTTATTATGTAGTTATCTATTATGCAGGCCTCATGTCAATTCCTGTAGAACTTTATGAAGTTTCAAATATTGAAGGGGCAAATAAATGGCAGGAATTCTTATATGTAACTTTACCGCTCCTGGCACCTTCAATTACAATTAATGTTGTTTTAACAAGTATGGCTATTATAGGTTCCTTTGACCTCCCATATACCTTGACAAACGGCGGTGGACCAGGAAAGTTTGGAACAACACTTCCTGTATGGATATATCAGACATACTTCCATGATTACCAGTATGGTAAAGCCATAGCACAGGCAGCAATGTTAACAGGAGTTGCAGTAATCATAGCAGCTATTGAACTTAAGATCCTACTCAAGAGGGAGGTGCGTACATAATGGCTAAAAATAAAAACAAGATAAAAGACAAGCACCTACTGACAACTATATTTTTATTGGTTTACTCAGCTTTAACAGCCGTTCCGCTTGTAATTGCGATCATCAATGCTTTCAAGCCAAGGGAAGAAATAATGTTTAGGCCTCTTCAGATTAATTTTTCGACCCTTACACTGGATGGTATTAAAAATGCATTTGATTTAATGAATTATCCTCAAGCTATCATGAATAATATTATAGTGCTTGTTATAAGTTTGACTATAATGATTGTTTTTGGCTCATTAATGGGTTTTGCAGTTGCAGTAGTTGATACAAAAGTATTAAAAACAATGTATCTAATTACTATACTAGTAATTACCATACCATTTCAGTCAATTATGATACCTATAGTAATATTGCTGAAGAAGTTGAATCTGCTAAATTCTTATTTTGGAACCTGCATGATTTTTGTTGCCACATCAATGTCAATCGTTGTATTCTTATATACTGGTTTTATGAGGTCAATACCAAAAGAGCTTAGTGAAGCCGCTATTGTTGATGGCTGTGGAATATTTAAGACTTATGTTACAATTTACATGCCTTTGTTGAAGACTATTACAGGTACAGTAATTATAATACGTGGACAATCTATTTGGAACGATCTTATTGTTGCTATGATAACACTTACTGATGCAAGAATGTTTACGATGGTTTATCGACTATACACATTTGTTTCAAATAAATTTAATAGATGGGATCTTGTATTTTCAGCGGCACTGTTAGTAAGTACACCAGTAATAATTCTGTTTATATTCATGCAGAAAGCTTTCGTGCAAGGTGTTGTTTCAGGTGCTGTTAAAGGTTAAATATAAAATATAAAAAAACCCTTTCTATGTGGTGGAAAGGGTTTTTTTATATGCAAAATTTTTTTGAAAAATATATCTTGTGCAATATGAAAAAAGTAATATAATATAAGTGTATAAGACACTAGTACATATCAGAGAATATAAAAATTAAGGAGTATATACATATTAATGAGCCGGTTTGAGACAATTGGAAAATCAAAGCAGTTTTATGAATTCCTGAAAAATGAGATAATGAGCGGTGAGTATAAACCGGGAGAAAAATTTCCCTCTATACGTAATCTTGCAGAAAAATATGGCATAAGCAAAATTACAGTAAATTCAGTAATCTCTAACCTGGTCAATGAGGGTTTATTATATGTTGAGCAGGGGAAAGGCACTTTTGTTGCTCATAAAAACAATCTCACAGGACAGAGTAAGAGAATCATAGGCGTTATGCTAATTGATTTCAGCCTGGAGAATAATGTTGAAGCCCTAATGTTTAACAGCATTCAGAAAGAATTGAAAGATAACTATTTTTTAGTACCTTATAACTCATTTAATAAAAGCAGTAATTTTTATAAAGGCTTAAAGGGTTTTATTGATCTTGAAGTGGATGGCATGATACTGGTTCCGCCCACTCCGGAAGATTATGACGAAGGGGAAATAAGGAAGATAGTAAATAAAAACATATCAACCGTCATAATAAACAGGGAGATTTCTTCTATAAAAGCAGATTATTTGTATGTGGATTTCACTGAAAGTGTATACCTGGGAACCAGAACAATGCTGGACAGGGGTAAAGAAAAAATAGCATTGATTCTGAATAACAGTCCCAGTGTAGACAGACGTATTTATGAAGGCTATGAGAGGGCACATCTTGAAAAGAATTTAGAAATTGACCGTAATATGGTCAAAAACTGGCCTGATGAAATTGAGATTAGAGAACAGGACCTGGAGGAATTTGTAAGGTCCATAGACGGCTTAATAGGCAGTGATTATATAATTCACAAGTTCAGGAAAGCAATTAATAATGTTGACAAGAGAATACCTGAGGATATATCAATACTTGGAATTAATGACACTATATATTCTAAGTTCATGACACCGCCACTTACAGCTGTTGCCTATCCTTCAGAAAAGGTAGGGGTTGAAGCCCTGAGGCTTCTTATGGACCAGATAGAAAATGGAAGAAAAGAAAATGTGAAAAAGTCAATAAAGCCTGAACTAATATATAGATTAAGTTTATAAATATAACAAAGCCTGGTGGCAGAAATTTTCTTAAGGGTGAAATTTTCTGCCATCAAGTTATTACCAGTATAGGGAGGGGATAACATATGACTGAAAGAGAAAGATTATTAAAAGTATTAAACAGGGAAACACCTGACAGAGTACCGTGGTTTGCAGACCTGGGACACTGGTACAGAGCCGAGGCAGGGACAATGTGGAACCTGTTCACTATCAGCAACAGAACAAAAGAAATTGTTGATCTTCACAGGGAAGTGAAGGCAGGATGGTACGTGGAGGTAGGCAGCCTTTTTGAAGAATATTATGAAGACGGGGTTTCAAGGATTAGAGAACTTGAAGGGGATATTGCGGTAGAAAGGTACGTTACTCCAATAGGCGAAATCCGCATGGAGAGAAAGTGGAATCCAATCAGTTATTCCTGGGATATATCCAAGCTGATGGTTGAAACTCCGGAAGATCTTAAAATATTGACTTACGCAGTAGAAAGAAGAAAATTCAGACCTAAATACGAGAATTGGAAACTGATTGAGGAAATTGGAGGAGATGTAGGTTTAGGATTCCCAAGCCTTGGATATACGGGCCTTGGCTCGCTTATTTCCTATTATATGGGAGTACAAAATACAATATATGCTATCTATGATGAACCTGAACTGGTAGAAAAGTATATCAGGACATATAATGAAAAACATCTGGAAGCGGTTGATATATGCTGCGGTTCTGAAGCTCCTCATTTTATATTTGGAGACAATCTGTCAAGCGATGTCCAGCCCCCGGAAATTTTCAGAAGATTCAGCTTTAATCATTACAAGAATATTGCAGACCGTATGCATAAGGCAGGAAAAACTGTATCGGCCCATTTAGACGGTATGCTAAATAATATAATCGGAGTAGTTGCGGAAGCGGGTATAGATGTGGCTGACGCATGCACCCCGAAACCTACGGGTGACCTTACACCCATTGAAATGAGAAAACAAGCCGGAAATGATATGGTACTTTTCGGAGGCATATCTCCTTGCATGTGGCTTCCTGAAACCAGTGAAAAAGACTTTATTGCCCATGTCAGGGAATGGCTGGACTTGAGAAAGATAAGCAGCAGACTGGTGCAGTCAGCCGGTGACCAGGTACCTCCGGGAACAAAATTAAGCAGGATTAAGCTAGTCCATGACATTGTAGAAGAATACGGGAGATATTAGCAACCTCTATATTACATACATCAATTAAGTTCCCACTTTAAACTAATTACTTCTTGATGCATGATCTAATATGGTTTTGTCCAACCTGTTGCGAGGCTTCTTATAAACATATGCCTTAAGCCGGAACAA carries:
- a CDS encoding substrate-binding domain-containing protein, producing MSRFETIGKSKQFYEFLKNEIMSGEYKPGEKFPSIRNLAEKYGISKITVNSVISNLVNEGLLYVEQGKGTFVAHKNNLTGQSKRIIGVMLIDFSLENNVEALMFNSIQKELKDNYFLVPYNSFNKSSNFYKGLKGFIDLEVDGMILVPPTPEDYDEGEIRKIVNKNISTVIINREISSIKADYLYVDFTESVYLGTRTMLDRGKEKIALILNNSPSVDRRIYEGYERAHLEKNLEIDRNMVKNWPDEIEIREQDLEEFVRSIDGLIGSDYIIHKFRKAINNVDKRIPEDISILGINDTIYSKFMTPPLTAVAYPSEKVGVEALRLLMDQIENGRKENVKKSIKPELIYRLSL
- a CDS encoding extracellular solute-binding protein, which encodes MKKNWLKGISLALALCMIFTLVACGGKKDKGADQTKQGDTKTEGEQGDKALSGEIDALLWLSSYPEVINQIKEGFAAKYPNIKVNLNTMTGNSGTENLEPRIASGNMPDVTSVDVSDWYMTYTDKGYFGDISETDAWKYQLDAIKAQWTTPKGVKYGVSYGVAAMFIYYNKDLFAKAGIQKLPTNWDEFLATCEQLKQAGITPLSWPGGFPNMFGHTFISAGVANSIFRKDPKLVEKTLGTEYDYSGPEWVEIFQKNVDLVEKGYVNKGYLSTDYAESVRLFNDDEVAMTFQGSWSAGDILIRDNVGLFLPPWNEPGQEIVGLMGAETGFGIGGTPNVNKELALVFFNYCAFENYENFQNETGTIPIYPLDVVPGCKIDPRLQAGAEEITKLQLACPLAFQLFPSSVYNAMRMFGQDTLTGAKKPSDVGAVLNPLQKEYIQSKQN
- a CDS encoding carbohydrate ABC transporter permease, coding for MAKNKNKIKDKHLLTTIFLLVYSALTAVPLVIAIINAFKPREEIMFRPLQINFSTLTLDGIKNAFDLMNYPQAIMNNIIVLVISLTIMIVFGSLMGFAVAVVDTKVLKTMYLITILVITIPFQSIMIPIVILLKKLNLLNSYFGTCMIFVATSMSIVVFLYTGFMRSIPKELSEAAIVDGCGIFKTYVTIYMPLLKTITGTVIIIRGQSIWNDLIVAMITLTDARMFTMVYRLYTFVSNKFNRWDLVFSAALLVSTPVIILFIFMQKAFVQGVVSGAVKG
- a CDS encoding sugar ABC transporter permease, with translation MNGKRPSVHYKKVWARVGILMALPAILSVVIFVFTPLFMNIGYSLTDYSVSSTVPRFIGLANFKNIINDMNFKLIMTNTIKLALLYVLGLNTLAILVSVLIVQVGKKLGNFVKSVLYFPCLLAMVVVGFIWRILFNYTNGIINKALMLIGVPENLIPEWLGDPKMIIYSIGITIIWYALGYYVVIYYAGLMSIPVELYEVSNIEGANKWQEFLYVTLPLLAPSITINVVLTSMAIIGSFDLPYTLTNGGGPGKFGTTLPVWIYQTYFHDYQYGKAIAQAAMLTGVAVIIAAIELKILLKREVRT